Proteins from one Globicephala melas chromosome 21, mGloMel1.2, whole genome shotgun sequence genomic window:
- the ERI1 gene encoding 3'-5' exoribonuclease 1 isoform X1: MEDEQSHQPGGEAVAPARRGSRGSACGEEAQRPNSEKKQRWRLDGQETKGSKFITSSASDFSDPVYKEIAITNGCINRMSKEELRAKLSEFKLETRGVKDVLKKRLKNYYKKQKLMLKEGNCADSYYDYICVIDFEATCEEGNPPEFIHEIIEFPVVLLNTHTLEIEDTFQQYVRPEINTQLSDFCINLTGITQDQVDKADTFPQVLKKVIDWMKLKELGTKYKYSILTDGSWDMSKFLNIQCQLSRLRYPPFAKKWINIRKSYGNFYKVPRSQTKLTIMLEKLGMDYDGRPHSGLDDSKNIARIAVRMLQDGCELRVNEKMHAGQLMSVSSSLPIEGTPAPQMPHSRK, from the exons ATGGAGGATGAGCAGAGCCACCAGCCCGGCGGCGAGGCCGTGGCTCCCGCGCGGCGCGGCTCGCGGGGGTCGGCGTGCGGGGAGGAGGCGCAGCGCCCGAATTCCGAG aaAAAGCAGCGATGGAGACTTGATGGCCAAGAAACAAAAGGATCTAAGTTCATTACCTCCAGTGCAAGTGATTTCAGTGACCCAGTTTACAAAGAGATTGCTATTACGAATGGTTGCATTAATAGAATGAGTAAGGAAGAGCTCAGAGCCAAACTTTCAGAATTCAAGCTTGAAACCag AGGTGTAAAGGATGTACTAAAGAAGAGACTGAAAAACTATTATAAGAAGCAGAAGCTGATGTTGAAAGAGGGCAATTGTGCTGACAGTTACTACGACTACATTTGTGTTATTGACTTCGAAGCCACTTGTGAAGAGGGTAACCCACCTGAGTTCATACATGAAATAATTGAATTTCCTGTTGTTTTACTGAATACTCATACCTTAGAAATA GAAGATACGTTTCAGCAGTATGTGAGACCAGAGATTAACACACAGCTTTCTGACTTCTGCATCAATCTAACTGGAATTACTCAG GATCAGGTAGACAAAGCGGATACCTTCCCTCAGGTACTGAAAAAAGTCATTGACTGGATGAAATTGAAGGAATTAGGAACAAAGTATAAATATTCCATATTAACAGATGG TTCATGGGATATGAGTAAGTTCCTGAACATTCAGTGCCAGCTAAGCAGGCTCAGATATCCACCTTTTGCCAAAAAGTGGATCAATATTCGAAAGTCATATGGAAACTTTTACAAG GTTCCTAGAAGCCAAACCAAGCTGACAATAATGCTTGAAAAACTCGGAATGGATTACGATGGGCGGCCTCACAGTGGTCTTGATGACTCTAAGAACATCGCCCGAATAGCAGTTAGAATGCTGCAGGATGGGTGTGAACTCCGGGTTAATGAGAAGATGCATGCAGGGCAGCTAATGAGTGTGTCCTCTTCACTACCAATAGAGGGCACTCCAGCGCCACAAATGCCGCATTCCAGAAAATAA
- the ERI1 gene encoding 3'-5' exoribonuclease 1 isoform X2 — MSRATSPAARPWLPRGAARGGRRAGRRRSARIPRGVKDVLKKRLKNYYKKQKLMLKEGNCADSYYDYICVIDFEATCEEGNPPEFIHEIIEFPVVLLNTHTLEIEDTFQQYVRPEINTQLSDFCINLTGITQDQVDKADTFPQVLKKVIDWMKLKELGTKYKYSILTDGSWDMSKFLNIQCQLSRLRYPPFAKKWINIRKSYGNFYKVPRSQTKLTIMLEKLGMDYDGRPHSGLDDSKNIARIAVRMLQDGCELRVNEKMHAGQLMSVSSSLPIEGTPAPQMPHSRK; from the exons ATGAGCAGAGCCACCAGCCCGGCGGCGAGGCCGTGGCTCCCGCGCGGCGCGGCTCGCGGGGGTCGGCGTGCGGGGAGGAGGCGCAGCGCCCGAATTCCGAG AGGTGTAAAGGATGTACTAAAGAAGAGACTGAAAAACTATTATAAGAAGCAGAAGCTGATGTTGAAAGAGGGCAATTGTGCTGACAGTTACTACGACTACATTTGTGTTATTGACTTCGAAGCCACTTGTGAAGAGGGTAACCCACCTGAGTTCATACATGAAATAATTGAATTTCCTGTTGTTTTACTGAATACTCATACCTTAGAAATA GAAGATACGTTTCAGCAGTATGTGAGACCAGAGATTAACACACAGCTTTCTGACTTCTGCATCAATCTAACTGGAATTACTCAG GATCAGGTAGACAAAGCGGATACCTTCCCTCAGGTACTGAAAAAAGTCATTGACTGGATGAAATTGAAGGAATTAGGAACAAAGTATAAATATTCCATATTAACAGATGG TTCATGGGATATGAGTAAGTTCCTGAACATTCAGTGCCAGCTAAGCAGGCTCAGATATCCACCTTTTGCCAAAAAGTGGATCAATATTCGAAAGTCATATGGAAACTTTTACAAG GTTCCTAGAAGCCAAACCAAGCTGACAATAATGCTTGAAAAACTCGGAATGGATTACGATGGGCGGCCTCACAGTGGTCTTGATGACTCTAAGAACATCGCCCGAATAGCAGTTAGAATGCTGCAGGATGGGTGTGAACTCCGGGTTAATGAGAAGATGCATGCAGGGCAGCTAATGAGTGTGTCCTCTTCACTACCAATAGAGGGCACTCCAGCGCCACAAATGCCGCATTCCAGAAAATAA